The sequence GGGGCCATTGGTCACCGCGCAACACCGTAAGAAAGTGCTGGGCTACATCGAAGACGGCATCGCCGCGGGCGCCACGCTGGTGGCCGATGGCCGCGACCTCAAGGTCACCGGCAACGAGCAGGGATTCTTCCTCGGCGGCACGCTGTTTGACCATGTCACGCCGCAGATGAACGTCTACCGCGAAGAGATATTCGGGCCGGTGTTATGCGTCGTCCGGGTGCCCGACTTTGCGTCTGCGGTCGAACTGATCAACGGACACGAGTTCGGCAATGGCGTGTCGTGCTTCACATCGGATGGCGGCATCGCGCGCGCGTTCGCGCGCCAGATAAAGGTCGGCATGGTGGGCATCAACGTACCCATCCCCGTGCCCATGGCCTGGCACTCCTTCGGTGGCTGGAAACGCTCGCTGTTCGGTGATCATCATGCCTACGGCGAAGAGGGCGTGCGTTTTTACTCGCGCTACAAGAGCGTGATGCAGCGCTGGCCCGACAGCATTGCAAAGGGCGCGGAGTTCACCATGCCCGTGGCGAAGTAAACCGGTTGTCACAGGCGGGCGATGCCCGCCATGCTTTTTTGAGGGGCCCCTGGCCAGAACGCATCTGCCCAGTCAGGCCGGCCGCGTAGCGGTTTCACGAAGGGGTCTGGCAATGCGCATTGGCATAGGCGGTTTTCAACACGAAACCAATACCTTCGCGCCTTCCCTTGCAACCTGGGAGGACTTCGCTGACAAAGGTGGCGGCTGGCCGAAACTGGTCAGCGGCCCTGCCCTGTTCGATGCGGTGGCGGGGGCCAACATACCGATAGCGGGCTTTATCGAAGCCATGGCAGAGCACACCCTGCTGCCCACGACCTGGACGGCCGCCAGTCCCTCCGGGCCGTCACCCGCGACGCCTACGAGCGAATCTGCGCCCTGCTTCTCGATGGGCTGCGTCAATCCATGCCTTTGGATGGCGTCTACCTGGACCTGCATGGGGCCATGGTCGCCGAGCATCTGGACGACGGCGAAGGCGAGCTTCTGCGTCGCGTGCGCGAATTGATCGGCCCCGATCTGCCGCTGGTGGCCAGCCTCGACCTGCATGCCAACGTCACTCGCGACATGGTGCGCCACGCCGACGGGCTCGTCTGTTACCGCACCTATCCGCATGTGGACATGGCTCAAACCGGTGCGCGCGCAGCCGCTTTGCTGCAAAAACGACTGCAAGGATTACCTCGCCCCTATGTGGCGTGGCGCTGTCTGCCGTATCTGATTTCGCTTTGCTGGCAGTCGACCGACATCGAACCGGCACGCAGTCTGTACCGCCAGCTCGGCGAACTTGAAGGCCGCACAGCCTTTAGCCTGTCGTTTGCCACGGGCTTTCCGGCGGCCGATTTTCCCGGCTGCGCGCCCTCCGTATGGGCGTATGCGCATAGCCAAAGCGATGCCGATGCCTGCGCCGACGAGATGACCCGAGCGGTGTTGAATGCCGAAGCGGATTTTGGCGGACGCCTCTATGACCCTGATGAAGCGGTGCAGGAAGCGATGCGGCGGGCTGCCACGGCCAGCAAGCCGGTGGTGATCGCCGATGTCCAGGACAATCCGGGCGCCGGCGGCAGTTCGGACACCACGGGCCTTCTGCGCGCACTGATCCGTCACCGTGCGCGTCGGGCCGCCATCGGCCTGATCGTCGACCCCCGGCAGCGCTTGCCGCGCACCGCGCGGGAGAAGGCAAGACGCTGCGAGTTGCACTGGGTGGACACTCGGGTATTCCCGATGACGAACCCCTGACAGCCGACTTCATCGTCGAGAAAATCTCCGACGGCCGCTTCGATACGCACGGCGACTTTTATCGCGGCTTTCATATGGACCTCGGCCCCTGCGCCTGCCTTCGCATTGACGACGTGCGCATTGTGGTGGCGTCGGTCAAGGTGCAGATGGCCGATCAGGAGATGTTTCGCTTTGCTGGCGTCGAACCGCAACGCGCGTCGATTCTGGTACTCAAGAGCACGGCGCATTTTCGCGCCGACTTCACCGCAATTGCGGATCGCATTCTCGTGTGCGCGGCACCCGGCTCGATGCTCATGGATGCGGCCAAACAACCGTAGACACGGCTTCGACACGGCATCAGAATGGCACCTTGCGGTCCGGAATTCACGCATCCCACCGCGTGAAAACCCTCATCGCCGCCACAGGCGGCTCGTTCACAACAAGGGCGGCCACCAGGCGCCTGCTTGCAGAATCAGGGGAATATCCATGCTGAAGTTCGTTCGAGCGGCATTCGTTGCAGGCACAACATTGATGGTGGCGCACGGCGCTTACGCCGACACCACCATCAAGGCAGTCATGCACTCGCCCTTGCGGCTGACCGACCCGCATGCCACCACGGCGTACATCACGACCTGGCATGGCTACATGATCTACGACACGCTGCTGGCCACCGATGCGGACAACAAGATCCAACCGCAGATGCTCGAACAATGGGAAGTCTCGCCCGACGGCAAGACCTACACCATGACCCTGCGCGACGGCCTCAAATGGCACGACGGCACGCCGGTCACCTCGGACGATTGTGTGGCATCGATCAAACGCTGGGCTGCCGGCGATGGCATGGGCCGCACCCTGCTCAAGTTCACGGACAAGATCGAAAAGGTGGATGACAAGCGGTTTCGTGTCGTCATGAAGGAACCCACCGATCTGGTGCTGCGCGCGCTGTCCAAGCCCACAGGCACGGCCGCGTTCATGATGCCCAAACGCGTCGCTGAACTGCCCATCGGGCAACCCATTACCGACATGACGGGTTCGGGTCCGTTCAAGGTGGCGGAATTCAAACCCGGCGTCAAAACCGTGTACGTCAAGAACGCCGACTATGTGCCTCGCAAAGAGCCGGCCAGCGGCCTGGCCGGAGGCAAAGTCGTCAATGTGGACCGGGTCGAATGGGAGGTCATGCCCGACGCGCTGACCGCAGCGAATTCGCTGCTGAGCTGTGAGATCGACTTCGTGGAGCAGTTCCCTTATGACCTGCTGCCCATGGTTGAAGGCCACCAGGAGCTCAAGGAGGAGACCCTGAGCCCGGTGGGCTACTTCAACATGTACCGCTTCAACTTCAAGCACCCGCCCTTTGACAACAAGAAGATCCGACAGGCCGCCATGTACGCCATCGGCCAGGAAGACGTCATGCGGGCCCTGGTGGGCAATCCCAAGTACTGGCAGACCTGCGCCTCCCTGTGGGGTTGCGGCACGCCGCTGCAAAGCGATATTGGCAAGGAAATGACCGTGCCTTCCGATATCAGCAAGGCCAAGACCCTGCTCAAAGAGGCAGGCTACGACAATACGCCCATCCTGATCATGCATGCCACCGACGTCGGCACGCTCAGTGCCCAGCCTGTCGTCATGGCGCAGGCGCTGCGCAAGGCGGGTTTTAACGTCAACCTTCAGGCCATGGACTGGCAGAGTGTGGCCACGCGCCGCGCGTCCAAGGCCGCGCCGGCCGAGGGTGGCTGGAGCATTCTTAACACCAACTGGTACGCCACCGACATCATGGATCCGGTGCGCTCGGCGCCTGCGGCGGCCAATGGCGACAATGCATGGTTTGGATGGCCCGATCTGCCGCAGATCGAAGAACTGCGCACCAAGTTCGCGCTCAGCTCCGATCCGGAGCAACAGAAGAAGATCGCCGACGAAACGCAGAGGATAGGCGTCGAGGAGGGACTTTATGTGCCTCTGGGTCAGATGTCCGTGCCGACGGTGTACTCCACCAAGCTCAGCGGCCTGGTGCACGCGCCGGCCTTCGCGTTCTGGAACGTCAAGAAAGCCCCCTGATTCCGGCTCGATCCGGCCTATGTGCGGCGATACGCGGGCAGGCCGGCCGACACGGCAGCTCAACCATGGGGAAAAAATATGCTGGGTTTTGTCTTGCGCCGGCTGCTGGCCACCATTGCGGTCCTCATCATGGTGGCGGTAGTCGTCTTTTCCATCTTGCGCTTTAGCCCGGGCGACCCGGCCATCATCATGGCTGGCGATGGCGCCACACCAGAGCGCATCGAGCAGATCCGGCAGACCATGGGCCTGGATCAGCCGCTGCTCAAACAGTTCTTCATCTGGGGCGGCAATCTCCTGCAGGGTGACATGGGCACATCGCTGATGTCAGGTGTCCCTGTAAGGGAACTCATCGGCCAGCGTCTGGAGCCGTCGCTCAGCCTGGCGGTGATCACGCTCATCTTTACCCTAATCATTGCCATCCCGCTGGGCGTGCTGGCCGCATGGCGGCGCGGCAAACTGCTAGACCGTGCCGTGATGGGATTTTCCGTGCTGGGGTTCTCGGTGCCGGTATTCGTGACCGGTTATCTGCTCATCTGGGCCTTCGCCATCAAGCTGGGCTGGTTCAACGTGCAGGGATACACGCCTCTGGCGCAAGGATTTGGCCCTACCTGCACCGTCTGATTCTGCCATCACTGGCCTTGTCGACCGTCTACATCGCCCTTATCGCACGGATCACCCGTACCAGCGTGATCGAGGTCATGGGTGAGGACTATATCCGTACCGCGCGTGCCAAGGGTCTCGGAGAGACGGCGGTGCTGCTGGGTCACGCGTTACGCAACGCCGCCGTACCCATCGCCACGGTGGTCGGCGTGGGTGTGGCCATGCTGATCAGTGGCGTGGTCGTCACCGAGTCTGTGTTCAATATCCCCTGCCTCGGCCGCCTGGTGGTCGAAGCGGTACTGGCGCGCGACTACCCGGTCATTCAGGGACTGACGCTGTTCTTCGCCTTCGTTTATGTATTCATCAATCTGCTTGTCGACTTCGCCTACACGGTGTTCGACCCGCGCATCCGGTACTGAACATGCAGACAGACGCCTTGAACGACACCGCTC comes from Bordetella holmesii ATCC 51541 and encodes:
- a CDS encoding mlrC family protein, coding for MDLGPCACLRIDDVRIVVASVKVQMADQEMFRFAGVEPQRASILVLKSTAHFRADFTAIADRILVCAAPGSMLMDAAKQP
- a CDS encoding bacterial extracellular solute-binding s, 5 Middle family protein, whose amino-acid sequence is MVAHGAYADTTIKAVMHSPLRLTDPHATTAYITTWHGYMIYDTLLATDADNKIQPQMLEQWEVSPDGKTYTMTLRDGLKWHDGTPVTSDDCVASIKRWAAGDGMGRTLLKFTDKIEKVDDKRFRVVMKEPTDLVLRALSKPTGTAAFMMPKRVAELPIGQPITDMTGSGPFKVAEFKPGVKTVYVKNADYVPRKEPASGLAGGKVVNVDRVEWEVMPDALTAANSLLSCEIDFVEQFPYDLLPMVEGHQELKEETLSPVGYFNMYRFNFKHPPFDNKKIRQAAMYAIGQEDVMRALVGNPKYWQTCASLWGCGTPLQSDIGKEMTVPSDISKAKTLLKEAGYDNTPILIMHATDVGTLSAQPVVMAQALRKAGFNVNLQAMDWQSVATRRASKAAPAEGGWSILNTNWYATDIMDPVRSAPAAANGDNAWFGWPDLPQIEELRTKFALSSDPEQQKKIADETQRIGVEEGLYVPLGQMSVPTVYSTKLSGLVHAPAFAFWNVKKAP
- a CDS encoding binding--dependent transport system inner membrane component family protein; the encoded protein is MLGFVLRRLLATIAVLIMVAVVVFSILRFSPGDPAIIMAGDGATPERIEQIRQTMGLDQPLLKQFFIWGGNLLQGDMGTSLMSGVPVRELIGQRLEPSLSLAVITLIFTLIIAIPLGVLAAWRRGKLLDRAVMGFSVLGFSVPVFVTGYLLIWAFAIKLGWFNVQGYTPLAQGFGPTCTV
- a CDS encoding binding--dependent transport system inner membrane component family protein, which produces MSTVYIALIARITRTSVIEVMGEDYIRTARAKGLGETAVLLGHALRNAAVPIATVVGVGVAMLISGVVVTESVFNIPCLGRLVVEAVLARDYPVIQGLTLFFAFVYVFINLLVDFAYTVFDPRIRY